The DNA segment TATGAATGTCAACCCCCCGCTCATGGTGAAGTTGATCATAACCACGGTGGCAGTGATCCAAACGGCACCGTACAAATCGGTTTCATTGTTAGCATTTTCCGAATTGTGATCATTTCTAAACGTAAGTACCGCGGACAGTCTTTTCCTGAACTGTGTCGGATCGAGTTGAAAGTATCTAGAATAGTAGTTTATCAACCCGGGCCTCAATCCGTTAGGTCCGCCGCTGGCATCCTCCCCCACCACTTGATCATAGGCAGGTGGGTCCATTTGACCCTGTAATGGTGCAGATTCGCCCTTGTTGTCCACCGCGCTATGAACCGCATTGCCTTTGCCCATCGTCGGCTCATTCATGCTTGGGCTGTCTGGGACGGTGGCATCATCAAATGGGTTGGGCTCGTTGTCAAAGTCATCCACACCTTCGAGATCGTCATCAATATCTAGAAAACTGCTGTTATTGGacggcatttttttttcctctaCTACCGAGTCAATTCTATTTGGCGACGTGAAGactcaaagaaattgtgGGAAAGGATCAAATTCAATACCTTTGACTCCCCTACCGTCGCTGTCACTGGGCCCCTTTAACGTTCATCTATCAGAGGTTGATGCGCTTTCGCTGGTCTGGAAAATTGCGCTTATTTAGTGGCCGGGTAAACAGGGTTTAATTGATCGATATTCAGTAATACCGATATACTGTTGTGTACTGGAAGCATGTGTAAATATTCTAAGTACAATACAGCAGGGTTCAGTCATAATCAGAGACGTCCGTAAGTTTGAGACTCTTTCTTTGTACTGCGTTCCTGACATTTAAAGCCCCCGCTTTCTATTCTCCGTCGCTAGAAACCTCCTCCAATCCACTAAGCTCACCCAATGAATATAAGAGAGTCATCTCTCATTACTTTCGTCAAGAGACACTCCGAGACACATTTTGCCAATATAAAGTACGGTTACTATGTGTTGGTAATATCGCTGGCTTATCTCGTTATATTGGCTCTTCTAAGAGCGTTCGGAACAGGAACGCCAGCCAGGTCAGCATCACCGATCAAAAATAAGATAGCTTACCGGTTTTATAACATAGATCCCGCAGTTCACTTGGGTATGCTGTTTTTTGCACTTTTAATTCCCTTTTATTTCCATTATTCCCTAACCACGCAAACTGCAGtgtatttgaaaagattagGAAGATTGAGCTATGCTTTGGTTCCGTTGAATTTATTCCTTACTTTGAGACCTAATTGGGTACTCAGGAAAAATTGCGCCTACGTTGACTTTATACCGCTCCATAAGTGGTTTTCACGTCTTATCACAGTGATTGGCCTCCTCCAtggtgttttttttattatcaaaTGGGCCATGGACGATACTGTTTCCCTGAAGCagaaattgattttgaaaactttcaaCTTTGTGGGGTTTATAATATCGATCTTGATAGTTTTTCTGCTTATTTGTTCGATTGGACCTATGAGAAGATACAACTACAACCTGTTTTATATTGTGCACAACCTGGTGAACCTAGCGtttatctttcttgttcCCATACATTCGAGACCAGGAGTTAAGTTCCCATTTCTTCTGCTGAACTCTCTTCTATTACTTGTTCACATCATTAATAGAGTGATGTCTGCAAGACCGCAAATGATTTTGAGCAAGAattcaaattattcaaaaacaaatttaGTGCACGTAAAATTTCCGAGAGCCGCCCTTCCAAATTACTTTGAACCAGGTTCCCATATCAGAATAAGCCCCTACAGGAGAATTAATCCGCTTTACTGGCTATTACCGTCGCATCCATATACGGTTGCGTCTTTAGCAGAGGACGATTCGATTAATCTTATTATAAAGGAGACTTCAACAGCTGAGCAAGGTAGCAAACTCGAGGCGCTTCGTAGCAATACaaaatcttttcatttggagcaagaaaaaaactacaCGATAATCAGTTGTTATCCTCCTTCTATACCTGAAAAATGTTTCCCCCAAGGTACGAACATAGCCGTAGTGTGCGGTGGGTCTGGTGTATCTTTTGGCTTACCAATATTCaggcatttttttaacaAGGAAAATGTAAAGTacttgaaaatgatttggCTGATAAAGCATTATTCTGAATATGAACTTATTTTGGATTACCTAAAGGCAAACGGtataaattttgaaaaaaaagttccCGATAATAAGAAGTTTTCAGTATTCATTAGTGGAAACTGCGAGGTGCAAACACGTCAAAACGAAGCTACTAATATCGAAGATGAGAATTCAGAATATGAAATGGGGTCTTTCAccaatgaagatgaagaccTCTCAATTTCTAATCTCAACTCAGAAAATGCCTACAGTAATGATAATACATCAGACACAAGTCACAGTCCGACGTTAGAGAACAGAAACTTGATCGAGGTAAAATCTAAGCGTACTTTCACTCTTTTGAACGAATTAAAGGATTTTCAGAATGAAAGCACAGAGGCGGATGAGGATGAAACATGGCTGTTTTCATGTGGTCCTCCATCGTTACTGCAGCTGACTAAGGAATATTG comes from the Saccharomyces kudriavzevii IFO 1802 strain IFO1802 genome assembly, chromosome: 7 genome and includes:
- the YIP5 gene encoding Yip5p (similar to Saccharomyces cerevisiae YIP5 (YGL161C); ancestral locus Anc_8.110), whose protein sequence is MPSNNSSFLDIDDDLEGVDDFDNEPNPFDDATVPDSPSMNEPTMGKGNAVHSAVDNKGESAPLQGQMDPPAYDQVVGEDASGGPNGLRPGLINYYSRYFQLDPTQFRKRLSAVLTFRNDHNSENANNETDLYGAVWITATVVMINFTMSGGLTFIINEVIRGVRGDERFDRASQFKKLLHSIWLFYGYTFGVPFITLQVLKRDEHSERNMNFKGVPQLISVYGYANLIWIPICVILNILDLFKHLRTVQAIQWAIVALGWAQSSYFLNSQMSNNNNETQSGGKLSLSVIVVIALHSLFCLLFRFIIF
- the AIM14 gene encoding putative metalloreductase (similar to Saccharomyces cerevisiae AIM14 (YGL160W); ancestral locus Anc_1.379), with product MNIRESSLITFVKRHSETHFANIKYGYYVLVISLAYLVILALLRAFGTGTPARSASPIKNKIAYRFYNIDPAVHLGMLFFALLIPFYFHYSLTTQTAVYLKRLGRLSYALVPLNLFLTLRPNWVLRKNCAYVDFIPLHKWFSRLITVIGLLHGVFFIIKWAMDDTVSLKQKLILKTFNFVGFIISILIVFLLICSIGPMRRYNYNLFYIVHNLVNLAFIFLVPIHSRPGVKFPFLLLNSLLLLVHIINRVMSARPQMILSKNSNYSKTNLVHVKFPRAALPNYFEPGSHIRISPYRRINPLYWLLPSHPYTVASLAEDDSINLIIKETSTAEQGSKLEALRSNTKSFHLEQEKNYTIISCYPPSIPEKCFPQGTNIAVVCGGSGVSFGLPIFRHFFNKENVKYLKMIWLIKHYSEYELILDYLKANGINFEKKVPDNKKFSVFISGNCEVQTRQNEATNIEDENSEYEMGSFTNEDEDLSISNLNSENAYSNDNTSDTSHSPTLENRNLIEVKSKRTFTLLNELKDFQNESTEADEDETWLFSCGPPSLLQLTKEYCQNEKINFVSETYGL